The Bubalus bubalis isolate 160015118507 breed Murrah chromosome 16, NDDB_SH_1, whole genome shotgun sequence genome window below encodes:
- the KDM4D gene encoding lysine-specific demethylase 4D, with the protein MEAMKPSCAQNPSCSIMIFHPTKEEFTDFDKYIAYIESQGAHRAGLAKIVPPKEWKARQTYDDINDILITAPLQQVVSGRAGVFTQYHRKKKAMTVAEYRHLANTEKYQTPFYSDFEELERKYWKTRLYESPIYGADISGSLFDENTKQWNLGHLGTIQDLLEQECGVVIEGVNTPYLYFGMWKTAFAWHTEDMDLYSINFLHFGEPKTWYAVPPEHGRRLERLAGALFPDSSRGCEAFLRHKAALISPTVLRDNGIPFGRITQEAGEFMVTFPYGYHSGFNHGFNCAEAINFATPRWIDYGKVASQCSCGKAQVAFSMDAFVRILQPERYELWKRGQDRAVVNHAEPAAPGGQELRAWKEVQTLGPKYFPPRRTTRLRQPVSSSEGTDPRAPVRAVSLRPLPARGSCSASQFDSVASSSSRKPSQTSPLSPGPSVALCLHPIGRCGSRRRPQEKGTQELTAPIGAKRGLALDRKAQNPKAQPLSAEGRMDNPAPTSPGL; encoded by the coding sequence ATGGAAGCTATGAAGCCCAGTTGTGCTCAGAACCCAAGTTGTAGCATAATGATATTTCATCCAACCAAAGAAGAGTTTACTGATTTTGATAAATATATTGCTTACATAGAATCGCAAGGGGCCCACCGAGCAGGCTTGGCTAAGATAGTTCCACCCAAGGAGTGGAAAGCCAGACAGACCTACGACGATATCAATGACATCTTAATAACCGCTCCGCTCCAGCAGGTGGTCTCTGGGAGGGCAGGTGTGTTTACTCAATACCACAGAAAGAAGAAAGCCATGACCGTGGCAGAGTACCGCCACTTAGCAAATACTGAAAAATACCAGACTCCATTCTACTCCGATTTTGAAGAATTGGAGCGAAAATATTGGAAAACCCGCCTCTATGAGTCCCCAATATACGGCGCAGACATCAGTGGCTCTTTATTTGATGAAAACACGAAGCAGTGGAACCTGGGACACCTGGGGACCATCCAGGACCTGCTGGAGCAGGAGTGCGGGGTGGTCATCGAGGGCGTCAACACCCCCTACCTGTACTTCGGCATGTGGAAGACCGCCTTCGCCTGGCACACGGAGGACATGGACCTTTACAGCATCAACTTCCTGCACTTCGGGGAGCCCAAGACCTGGTACGCGGTGCCGCCCGAGCACGGCCGGCGCCTGGAACGCCTGGCCGGCGCGCTCTTCCCGGACAGCTCGAGGGGCTGCGAGGCCTTCCTGCGCCACAAGGCGGCGCTCATCTCGCCCACGGTGCTCCGGGACAACGGCATCCCCTTCGGTCGGATCACGCAGGAGGCGGGCGAGTTCATGGTGACCTTCCCCTACGGCTACCACTCGGGCTTCAACCACGGCTTCAACTGCGCCGAGGCCATCAATTTCGCCACCCCGCGCTGGATCGATTATGGCAAAGTGGCCTCGCAGTGCAGCTGCGGCAAGGCGCAGGTGGCCTTCTCCATGGACGCCTTCGTGCGCATCCTGCAGCCCGAGCGCTATGAGCTGTGGAAGCGCGGGCAGGACCGGGCAGTGGTGAACCACGCCGAGCCCGCGGCGCCGGGCGGCCAGGAGCTGAGAGCCTGGAAGGAGGTGCAAACGCTGGGCCCCAAGTACTTCCCGCCTCGCCGCACCACCCGCCTGCGTCAGCCCGTGTCCTCAAGCGAGGGCACCGACCCCAGAGCCCCTGTGCGGGCCGTGTCCCTGCGCCCCTTGCCTGCCCGGGGTTCCTGCTCGGCCTCCCAGTTTGACTCTGTCGCCAGCAGCAGCTCACGGAAGCCCAGCCAGACCTCTCCGCTGTCGCCAGGTCCGTCGGTGGCCTTGTGCCTCCACCCAATTGGCAGATGTGGTTCTCGTCGTCGCCCTCAGGAAAAAGGCACTCAAGAGCTGACTGCCCCTATCGGAGCTAAGAGGGGCCTCGCCTTAGACCGCAAGGCTCAGAACCCCAAGGCTCAACCCCTGTCTGCAGAGGGACGGATGGACAATCCTGCCCCAACGAGCCCTGGACTCTAG
- the LOC102390415 gene encoding FUN14 domain-containing protein 1-like, producing the protein MVTRNPPPQEYESDDDSYEVLDLTEYARRHHWWNRVFGHSSGPMVEKYLVATQIVMGGVSGWCAGFLFQKVGKLAATAVGGGFLLLQIASHSGYVQIDWKRVEKDVNKAKRQVKKRANKAAPEINNIIEEATEFVKQNIVICSGFVGGFLLGLAS; encoded by the coding sequence ATGGTGACCCGGAACCCCCCTCCCCAAGAATATGAAAGTGATGATGATTCTTACGAAGTGTTGGATTTAACTGAGTATGCCAGACGACATCACTGGTGGAATCGAGTGTTTGGCCACAGTTCCGGACCTATGGTAGAAAAATACTTGGTAGCCACCCAGATTGTAATGGGTGGAGTGAGTGGCTGGTGTGCCGGATTTTTGTTCCAGAAAGTTGGAAAACTTGCAGCAACTGCAGTAGGTGGTGGCTTTCTTCTCCTTCAGATTGCCAGTCACAGTGGCTATGTGCAGATCGACtggaagagagtggaaaaagatgtaaacaaagcaaaaagacaggTTAAAAAACGAGCAAATAAGGCAGCACCTGAAATCAATAACATAATAGAAGAAGCAACAGAATTTGTCAAGCAGAACATTGTGATATGCAGTGGATTTGTGGGAGGCTTTTTGCTAGGCCTTGCATCTTAA
- the LOC102390095 gene encoding lysine-specific demethylase 4D, with translation MQAKHLGSQNPSCKIMTFHPTMEEYADFNKYIAYIESQGAHRAGLAKIVPPKEWKARQTYDDIDDILIAAPLQQVVSGRAGVFTQYHKKKKAMTVAEYRHLANTEKYQTPFYSDFEELERKYWKTRLFESPIYGADISGSLFDENTKQWNLGHLGTIQDLLEQECGVVIEGVNTPYLYFGMWKTAFAWHTEDMDLYSINFLHFGEPKTWYAVPPEHGRRLELLAGALFPDSARGCEAFLRHKAALISPTVLRDNGIPFGRVTQEAGEFMVTFPYGYHSGFNHGFNCAEAINFATPRWIDYGKVASQCSCGEAQVAFSMDAFVRILQPERYELWKRGQDRAVVNHAEPAAPGGQGLSAWREVHSPWGTRLACNSQEPRQTPPRKPGPSPDHHPTGRCVSRRRPRKRGTPELTVRPGRRGASPKTQI, from the coding sequence ATGCAGGCTAAGCACCTTGGTTCCCAGAACCCAAGTTGTAAGATCATGACCTTCCACCCAACCATGGAAGAATATGCGGATTTCAACAAATACATTGCTTACATAGAATCGCAAGGGGCCCACCGAGCAGGCTTGGCTAAGATAGTTCCACCCAAGGAATGGAAAGCCAGACAGACCTACGACGATATTGATGATATCTTAATAGCCGCTCCGCTCCAGCAGGTGGTCTCTGGGAGGGCAGGTGTGTTTACTCAATACcacaaaaagaagaaagccaTGACCGTGGCAGAGTACCGCCACTTAGCAAATACTGAAAAATACCAGACTCCGTTCTACTCCGATTTTGAGGAATTGGAGCGAAAATATTGGAAAACCCGCCTCTTTGAGTCCCCAATATACGGCGCGGATATCAGTGGCTCTTTATTTGATGAAAACACGAAGCAGTGGAACCTGGGACACCTGGGGACCATCCAGGACCTGCTGGAGCAGGAGTGCGGGGTGGTCATCGAGGGCGTCAACACCCCCTACCTGTACTTCGGCATGTGGAAGACCGCCTTCGCCTGGCACACGGAGGACATGGACCTTTACAGCATCAACTTCCTGCACTTCGGGGAGCCCAAGACCTGGTACGCGGTGCCGCCCGAGCACGGCCGGCGCCTGGAACTCCTGGCCGGCGCGCTCTTCCCGGATAGCGCGCGGGGCTGCGAGGCCTTCCTGCGCCACAAGGCGGCGCTCATCTCGCCCACGGTGCTCCGGGACAACGGCATCCCCTTCGGTCGGGTCACGCAGGAGGCGGGCGAGTTCATGGTGACCTTCCCCTACGGCTACCACTCGGGCTTCAACCACGGCTTCAACTGCGCCGAGGCCATCAATTTCGCCACCCCGCGCTGGATCGATTATGGCAAAGTGGCCTCGCAGTGCAGCTGCGGCGAGGCGCAGGTGGCCTTCTCCATGGACGCCTTCGTGCGCATCCTGCAGCCCGAGCGCTATGAGCTGTGGAAGCGCGGGCAGGACCGGGCAGTGGTGAACCACGCCGAGCCCGCGGCGCCGGGCGGCCAGGGGCTGAGTGCCTGGAGGGAGGTGCACTCGCCCTGGGGAACCCGGCTCGCCTGCAACTCCCAGGAGCCGCGCCAGACCCCGCCGCGGAAGCCAGGTCCATCTCCAGATCACCACCCAACTGGCAGATGTGTTTCTCGTCGTCGTCCTCGGAAAAGGGGTACTCCAGAGCTGACTGTCCGACCCGGGCGAAGAGGAGCCTCTCCAAAGACTCAGATATGA